One genomic window of Methanosarcina acetivorans C2A includes the following:
- a CDS encoding geranylgeranyl reductase family protein — protein MYDLIIVGGGPSGASAGRVAGSAGISTLLLEKENFPRYKPCGGALSPYALSCLDFELPESVVERDISKVRVHFRELCLERQRDYRLALLVSRKAFDNLLLDKARETGIEVHCGEKVLDCEEGEEWVEVRTSRNSYLAKFVLIAEGSEGILKYKVRPQRARRTEYDLALVSEIPEEDEVIRNRFPGMVDIHFGVAPGGYGWVFPHAGYYSVGVVGTAEHLKHPKKVMQDFLQANDFSGEFQVCSHIIPVGGIKRKTVSSRILLSGDAAGFVDAFIGEGIAYAIRSGQLAAEIVADLVLYNRKLSDLKEYESRCGQEFGNFLVSSLKLEKVMHRFPETSFKLALSREEILDKYLDEVVINRSHKDYVRWLLLNFSLAEPASRIMSMAGKNQ, from the coding sequence ATGTATGATCTGATTATAGTAGGGGGAGGACCTTCTGGAGCTTCTGCTGGAAGGGTAGCTGGAAGTGCTGGAATCTCAACCCTTCTGCTCGAGAAAGAAAATTTTCCCAGGTATAAGCCCTGCGGAGGGGCTCTATCTCCGTATGCTCTTTCCTGCCTTGATTTCGAACTTCCTGAGTCCGTAGTTGAGAGGGATATTTCAAAGGTAAGGGTTCATTTCAGGGAGCTCTGTCTTGAAAGGCAAAGAGATTACAGGTTAGCTCTACTGGTCTCCAGAAAGGCCTTTGACAATCTTCTACTTGATAAAGCCCGGGAGACGGGAATTGAGGTTCACTGCGGAGAAAAGGTCCTGGACTGTGAAGAAGGGGAAGAATGGGTTGAAGTCAGGACTTCGCGGAACAGTTACCTTGCAAAGTTTGTCCTCATTGCGGAAGGTTCCGAAGGTATACTTAAATATAAAGTAAGACCGCAGAGAGCTCGAAGAACAGAATATGACCTTGCTCTTGTTTCGGAAATCCCTGAAGAGGACGAGGTGATAAGAAATCGTTTTCCCGGTATGGTAGACATTCATTTCGGGGTTGCACCCGGAGGGTATGGCTGGGTTTTCCCTCATGCAGGGTACTATTCCGTGGGAGTTGTGGGAACAGCCGAACATCTGAAACATCCGAAAAAGGTAATGCAGGATTTTTTACAGGCAAATGACTTTTCCGGGGAATTTCAGGTCTGTTCCCATATTATTCCCGTGGGAGGAATAAAACGAAAAACCGTGAGTTCAAGAATTCTTCTGAGCGGAGATGCCGCAGGTTTCGTGGACGCCTTCATAGGGGAAGGTATTGCATACGCCATTCGGTCAGGGCAGCTTGCAGCCGAGATAGTAGCGGATCTTGTGCTTTATAACCGGAAATTGAGCGACCTTAAAGAATACGAATCCAGATGCGGACAGGAATTCGGGAATTTTCTTGTAAGTTCCCTTAAGCTGGAAAAGGTCATGCACCGTTTCCCTGAGACATCTTTCAAACTCGCTCTCAGCAGGGAGGAAATTCTGGACAAATATCTGGATGAAGTTGTAATAAATAGAAGTCATAAAGACTACGTCCGGTGGTTGTTGCTCAATTTCAGTCTGGCTGAACCTGCTTCCAGAATTATGTCCATGGCAGGGAAAAATCAGTAA
- a CDS encoding methanogenesis marker 9 domain-containing protein, whose protein sequence is MNDCLFDLHIGYVRFRNPIALAPMAGIVDGAFANQYAGDAGLVVLGAFNLDEGSIEVASKLVARGRKEFISDEPMELIKKEIRAVNSGSVVAVNVRSTTLEPLIEAAKIVKEEGAILELNAHCKQPEMLEAGIGEALLRDLPRLSAWIKAIKETGVVLSVKVRANVINDIELARLIDKAGADIIHVDAMLEGFGADLDAIVNYRDATRLFLIGNNSVTDFATAKDMFSRGADMVSVARGAMENPELISQLVESVTSYQKSIGWYNAPKHVCSEGDFRALAFCCLPVKPCPVHEKFKKLGYTAEEFARTKMEFARGTMLEYGEDTCFGSLVWCCKITKPCWIRDGVLNTLDLSDAEYMKLKEQLAKYILDHARIPVNESR, encoded by the coding sequence ATGAATGATTGTCTATTTGATTTGCATATTGGATATGTCCGTTTTAGAAACCCCATAGCACTGGCGCCAATGGCAGGAATTGTCGACGGTGCTTTTGCCAACCAGTATGCAGGTGATGCCGGGCTGGTAGTGCTCGGAGCCTTCAACCTTGATGAAGGATCTATTGAAGTTGCATCAAAGCTCGTAGCCAGAGGTAGAAAAGAGTTCATCTCCGATGAACCTATGGAGCTTATAAAAAAGGAAATCCGGGCCGTAAACTCGGGCAGTGTTGTTGCGGTAAACGTCAGAAGCACCACCCTTGAGCCCTTAATTGAAGCTGCAAAAATAGTGAAAGAAGAAGGAGCAATTCTTGAATTAAACGCCCACTGCAAGCAGCCTGAAATGCTTGAGGCAGGCATAGGAGAAGCCCTTCTGCGGGACCTTCCGAGGCTTTCTGCCTGGATAAAGGCAATAAAGGAAACCGGAGTCGTGCTTTCCGTAAAGGTAAGGGCAAATGTAATAAATGATATCGAACTTGCCAGGCTTATTGATAAAGCCGGGGCTGATATTATCCATGTGGATGCCATGCTCGAAGGTTTCGGAGCCGACCTTGATGCGATTGTAAATTATAGGGATGCCACGAGGCTTTTCCTTATAGGCAACAACTCGGTTACCGATTTCGCCACGGCAAAGGATATGTTTTCCCGGGGAGCCGACATGGTCTCGGTTGCGAGAGGAGCTATGGAAAACCCAGAGCTGATTTCACAACTGGTAGAAAGTGTTACTTCATATCAGAAATCGATAGGCTGGTACAATGCTCCCAAGCACGTTTGCAGTGAAGGGGACTTCAGGGCGCTGGCTTTCTGCTGCCTTCCGGTAAAACCCTGCCCTGTGCACGAGAAATTCAAAAAGCTGGGATATACTGCAGAAGAATTTGCCCGGACAAAGATGGAATTTGCCAGGGGCACAATGCTGGAGTACGGAGAAGATACCTGTTTTGGTAGCCTTGTCTGGTGCTGTAAAATTACAAAACCCTGCTGGATCAGGGATGGTGTCCTGAACACACTTGACCTCTCCGATGCAGAGTACATGAAGCTTAAGGAGCAGCTGGCAAAATACATCCTTGACCATGCCAGGATTCCGGTAAATGAATCACGTTGA
- a CDS encoding DUF116 domain-containing protein: MYNIIGQALFISMLASFILSGMALLVSRWSLTRSVYLAGFFADVLDFFYLPLRQIFLKFSDTRVLDKWMASLKNRAHKSAFAKTKKRIVLAPHCMRSLDCPAHSTQTGIQCKSCGKCVFTQLKKDAEKYGYKVFILTGSSYVKNILKMEASDGVLLIACDYEINKVMRALKGKKVTTYGIPMENDGCFGTVVDYQKVLEVFEDFKSFPSL, translated from the coding sequence ATGTATAACATTATCGGGCAGGCTCTTTTTATCTCAATGCTGGCATCCTTCATCCTTTCAGGTATGGCGCTGCTTGTCAGCCGGTGGAGCCTTACACGCAGCGTCTATCTTGCAGGTTTTTTTGCGGATGTTCTTGACTTCTTTTATCTGCCTCTGAGACAGATTTTTCTCAAGTTTTCGGATACTCGCGTTCTGGACAAGTGGATGGCGTCTCTAAAAAACCGGGCTCATAAGTCTGCTTTTGCGAAAACAAAGAAAAGGATTGTCCTTGCCCCTCATTGTATGCGCAGCCTCGACTGTCCTGCCCATTCCACACAGACCGGAATCCAGTGCAAGTCCTGCGGAAAATGCGTCTTTACCCAGTTAAAAAAGGATGCTGAGAAATACGGGTATAAGGTGTTTATCCTCACAGGCTCCTCATATGTGAAAAATATCCTTAAAATGGAGGCTTCAGATGGTGTCCTTCTTATTGCCTGTGATTATGAAATCAACAAAGTCATGCGGGCTCTCAAAGGAAAAAAAGTGACAACTTATGGAATTCCCATGGAAAACGATGGTTGTTTCGGGACAGTGGTGGATTACCAGAAAGTGCTTGAGGTTTTTGAAGATTTTAAAAGTTTTCCCTCACTTTGA
- a CDS encoding DUF116 domain-containing protein has protein sequence MQIPYEFLGKIFVLMLFLALLGTGLALLIGAYSFKKHRIIFPDFVLFTLYLFYSPAKWICRVFRIRGTLVDDILIDVRNAVMYDDFLNIKGRRMLLLPQCLRHPSCKARCDPVYGYECKRCGLCDIAKLCDAADRCNFKVFVVPGGSFVKKIFKEYRPEACLGVACYNELSENMQAVSFVPVQGVLLLKDGCFNTEANVEEIIQKMEMCNV, from the coding sequence ATGCAGATCCCCTACGAATTTCTAGGAAAAATCTTCGTCCTTATGCTGTTCCTGGCCCTTTTGGGCACCGGGCTCGCCCTTTTGATAGGGGCTTATTCGTTTAAAAAGCACAGAATCATTTTTCCGGACTTCGTATTATTCACATTGTATCTTTTCTATTCTCCTGCAAAATGGATCTGCAGAGTTTTCCGGATAAGGGGCACCCTTGTTGATGATATTCTGATTGATGTCCGGAATGCTGTTATGTATGATGATTTCCTTAATATAAAAGGGAGAAGAATGTTGCTTCTCCCGCAGTGTCTGCGCCATCCCAGTTGTAAGGCAAGGTGCGACCCTGTTTATGGTTATGAGTGCAAGCGGTGTGGGCTTTGCGATATCGCAAAACTCTGTGACGCTGCTGACAGGTGCAATTTTAAAGTTTTCGTAGTTCCGGGGGGGAGTTTTGTTAAGAAGATTTTCAAAGAATACAGGCCTGAAGCCTGTTTGGGGGTTGCCTGTTATAATGAGCTTTCGGAGAACATGCAGGCTGTTTCATTTGTCCCTGTTCAGGGGGTTCTTCTCCTCAAGGATGGTTGCTTCAATACGGAAGCAAATGTTGAGGAAATAATCCAAAAAATGGAGATGTGCAATGTATAA
- a CDS encoding geranylgeranyl reductase family protein, giving the protein MYDVIIIGGGPSGASAGRRAGKLGLNTLLLEKEEFPRYKPCGGGLSKHAISYLDFELPQDIIEWEVTGARVSFREHIIEVHKDHCLSVMVSRDVFDNLLLEKAKESGAEVHTGERVSQCMETPECVEVTTEKGTYQARFAIIAEGANGLLKTSVRPVDSDEDCGVCVVTEVPAGEEEMEKRIGKTVYMRFGVAGGGYGWFFPHRTYYSVGIGGLIKDLPHPRETMLEFLRCNGFTGDYKLKGHKIPLGGVKRRVTGSRILLSGDAAGFVDAFLGEGLAYAISSGQFAAEVIAGICQCNGKIKDLKKYEYLCQAEFGPHLKYSLMFSRIMHRFPDKTFKIFTSNEKMIDKYLDVVDSKINYKDYLRWSLLNFKLR; this is encoded by the coding sequence ATGTATGACGTAATCATCATAGGTGGCGGCCCTTCCGGAGCCTCGGCCGGAAGAAGGGCAGGAAAACTTGGCCTCAATACACTGCTGCTTGAAAAGGAAGAATTCCCCAGGTACAAACCCTGTGGAGGAGGGCTTTCGAAACATGCGATTTCTTACCTTGACTTCGAGCTGCCTCAGGATATTATCGAGTGGGAGGTAACAGGGGCAAGAGTCTCTTTTAGAGAGCATATAATTGAAGTTCACAAAGACCACTGCCTTTCCGTGATGGTCTCAAGAGATGTATTTGACAATCTCCTGCTTGAAAAAGCAAAGGAGAGCGGGGCTGAAGTCCACACCGGAGAAAGGGTTTCCCAATGTATGGAAACTCCTGAGTGTGTGGAGGTCACAACAGAAAAAGGGACCTATCAGGCAAGGTTTGCCATAATTGCTGAGGGGGCAAACGGGCTGCTCAAGACCTCTGTAAGACCTGTTGATAGCGATGAAGATTGCGGAGTCTGTGTGGTTACCGAAGTCCCTGCAGGCGAAGAAGAAATGGAGAAAAGAATTGGCAAGACCGTTTATATGCGCTTCGGAGTGGCAGGCGGCGGATACGGCTGGTTTTTCCCTCACAGAACTTATTATTCGGTTGGAATCGGCGGTCTCATTAAGGATCTCCCACACCCTAGGGAGACCATGCTCGAGTTTCTGAGATGTAACGGTTTTACCGGCGATTACAAATTAAAAGGGCACAAAATCCCTCTGGGTGGGGTTAAAAGAAGGGTCACGGGTTCAAGGATCCTTCTGAGCGGGGACGCTGCAGGATTTGTAGACGCTTTTTTAGGTGAAGGGCTTGCCTATGCCATAAGTTCGGGACAGTTTGCTGCTGAAGTGATTGCCGGAATTTGCCAGTGTAATGGAAAAATAAAAGATCTAAAAAAGTATGAGTACCTCTGTCAGGCTGAGTTCGGACCCCATCTTAAGTATTCCCTTATGTTTTCAAGGATTATGCATCGTTTCCCTGATAAGACGTTTAAGATCTTCACATCAAATGAAAAAATGATTGATAAATACCTTGATGTTGTGGATTCCAAGATTAATTATAAGGATTACCTCCGCTGGTCCCTCTTGAACTTTAAACTCAGGTAA